A region of Deltaproteobacteria bacterium DNA encodes the following proteins:
- a CDS encoding universal stress protein yields MKILVPVDNSEFALKALDKAIDLAKQQGAELTVMSVALEFQDVEEIPVSYAGKFKDQATRAVNKASEVVENAGLKPQTRVEIGASPADNIVKYAEEAKTDLIVMGHRGMAGLGRFLLGSVAGRVAAHAPCSVLVVR; encoded by the coding sequence ATGAAAATTTTGGTACCGGTGGACAATTCTGAGTTTGCCTTAAAGGCGCTCGACAAGGCTATTGACCTGGCGAAGCAACAAGGAGCGGAATTGACCGTAATGTCTGTTGCCCTGGAGTTCCAGGATGTGGAGGAGATTCCCGTCAGCTATGCCGGAAAATTCAAGGACCAAGCAACAAGGGCAGTGAATAAGGCCAGCGAAGTAGTTGAAAATGCGGGGCTTAAACCACAAACCCGGGTTGAGATAGGGGCGTCTCCAGCAGACAACATTGTCAAATATGCTGAGGAAGCCAAGACAGATCTCATTGTAATGGGGCACCGGGGCATGGCAGGACTCGGGCGTTTCTTGTTAGGGAGCGTGGCCGGAAGGGTAGCGGCCCACGCGCCATGTTCGGTCCTGGTGGTACGGTAA
- a CDS encoding sulfite exporter TauE/SafE family protein, with the protein METAWYLMYMPISGIDIFWPGLVLIGFAVGVIGGFFGMGGAWLVTPALNILGFPMAFAIGTDIAHIAGKSMIATVRHAKFGNVDVPLGLAMLVFTMLGIEIGARLVMYLEAIGFVGPVVRWVYVGFLLVIFFMTLKDILGKRKIEREAKEGEDVKMRRGIEWYKTFHKINIPPMINFKAAGFRCSLWLPGLVGFVTGVLAGFLGIGGGMLRMPALIYFVGCPTHLAVGTDLFEVMISGLYGAFTYTLKGRIELIAVVVMLCGAAIGAQIGTVATKYSKGLGIIFWFMVCIVVCMTSIILKQFGQPMIAGILILGVVAWVCLVILRICLKGAFAELRAKKAAGA; encoded by the coding sequence ATGGAAACAGCGTGGTATTTGATGTACATGCCCATTTCGGGCATCGATATTTTTTGGCCCGGCCTTGTCCTCATAGGATTCGCCGTAGGCGTTATCGGCGGGTTCTTTGGTATGGGGGGCGCTTGGCTGGTGACCCCGGCGCTAAATATCCTGGGCTTTCCCATGGCCTTTGCCATTGGAACGGATATCGCTCATATTGCCGGAAAATCGATGATTGCAACCGTCCGGCACGCTAAGTTCGGCAACGTGGATGTCCCCCTCGGACTCGCCATGCTCGTCTTCACCATGTTAGGAATTGAGATCGGGGCGAGGCTCGTCATGTACCTGGAGGCAATCGGGTTTGTCGGACCTGTGGTGCGGTGGGTCTATGTTGGTTTTCTGCTCGTCATCTTTTTTATGACTCTCAAGGATATTCTCGGCAAGCGCAAGATAGAAAGGGAAGCCAAGGAAGGTGAAGACGTCAAGATGAGGCGCGGGATCGAGTGGTACAAGACCTTTCACAAGATCAACATACCCCCGATGATAAATTTCAAGGCGGCAGGATTCCGTTGTTCCCTGTGGCTGCCTGGTCTAGTCGGTTTTGTCACCGGTGTGCTGGCAGGGTTCCTCGGCATTGGTGGCGGTATGCTCCGTATGCCGGCCCTGATCTACTTTGTCGGTTGTCCCACGCATCTAGCTGTCGGCACAGACCTCTTTGAGGTGATGATCTCAGGGCTGTACGGGGCCTTTACTTACACGCTCAAGGGGCGGATCGAGCTGATCGCAGTGGTTGTCATGCTCTGCGGTGCTGCCATAGGCGCCCAGATAGGCACGGTCGCCACCAAATACAGCAAGGGACTCGGGATCATATTCTGGTTCATGGTCTGCATCGTGGTCTGCATGACCTCTATTATCCTCAAGCAGTTTGGCCAGCCGATGATCGCCGGGATTCTGATTCTGGGCGTGGTGGCCTGGGTGTGTTTAGTTATTCTGAGGATCTGCCTTAAGGGCGCTTTCGCAGAGCTCAGAGCAAAGAAGGCCGCAGGCGCATAA